Proteins encoded together in one Triticum dicoccoides isolate Atlit2015 ecotype Zavitan chromosome 7B, WEW_v2.0, whole genome shotgun sequence window:
- the LOC119341828 gene encoding cinnamoyl-CoA reductase 2-like gives MEGEGSRSKTVCVTGAGGFVGSWLVKRLLSTGEYTVHGTVRDLGDRKTGHLRALDGAGERLRLFKADVLDYASVAYAVSGCGGVFHVASPVRADKPQNPEVEVLAPAVRGTQNVLKACHQAKVGRVVVVSSAAAVAMNPSFPRDAVLDEDAWSDEDYCRTTGMWYALSKTLAEREALAHTEKTGLDVVTVCPPLVLGPLLQSVANTSSLVLINLLKGDPDTVEDKARNAVDVRDLADALVLAYESPEASGRYICGAYRKKLSEMAGIVKSFYPDLNQPKIFVEAEDEDKMVSSRKLQALGWKFRAVEECLRDSVESYRAAGLLE, from the exons ATGGAGGGCGAggggagcagatcgaagacggtgtGCGTGACCGGCGCCGGCGGCTTCGTCGGCTCGTGGCTCGTGAAGCGGCTCCTGTCCACGGGCGAGTACACGGTGCATGGCACCGTTCGCGACCTCG GTGATCGCAAGACCGGCCACCTGAGGGCGCTGGACGGCGCcggggagcggctgcggctgttCAAGGCCGACGTGCTGGACTACGCCAGCGTGGCGTACGCCGTGTCCGGCTGCGGCGGCGTCTTCCACGTCGCCAGCCCCGTCCGCGCCGACAAACCCCAGAACCCAGAG GTGGAGGTCCTGGCTCCGGCGGTGAGGGGCACGCAGAACGTGCTCAAGGCCTGCCACCAAGCTAAGGTCGGCCGTGTCGTGGTAGTGTCGTCGGCCGCCGCGGTGGCCATGAACCCCAGCTTCCCCAGGGACGCCGTCCTGGACGAGGACGCGTGGTCAGACGAGGACTACTGCAGAACCACCGGG ATGTGGTACGCCCTCTCCAAGACACTGGCCGAACGCGAGGCTCTGGCTCACACGGAGAAGACCGGCCTGGACGTGGTCACCGTGTGCCCGCCCTTGGTCCTCGGCCCGCTGCTGCAGAGCGTGGCCAACACCAGCAGCTTGGTCCTCATCAACCTGCTCAAAG GCGACCCCGACACCGTGGAGGACAAGGCGAGGAACGCGGTGGACGTCCGGGACCTCGCCGACGCGCTCGTGCTGGCGTACGAGAGCCCGGAGGCGTCTGGGCGGTACATCTGCGGCGCATATCGAAAGAAGCTCTCTGAAATGGCCGGCATCGTCAAGAGCTTCTATCCAGATCTTAACCAGCCAAAGAT ATTCGTTGAAGCAGAAGACGAGGACAAGATGGTGAGCTCCAGGAAGCTGCAGGCGCTGGGGTGGAAGTTCAGGGCGGTGGAGGAGTGCCTCAGGGACAGCGTGGAGTCCTACAGGGCCGCTGGGCTGCTGGAGTGA